One part of the Lycium ferocissimum isolate CSIRO_LF1 chromosome 8, AGI_CSIRO_Lferr_CH_V1, whole genome shotgun sequence genome encodes these proteins:
- the LOC132067888 gene encoding uncharacterized protein LOC132067888, whose protein sequence is MSSNTADPLELLQYVEKSLVASRAIVTPREIENEYSSLYVLADKDLSRIYRYLDTLQRIEEEYGSFRVFSDNSHLVETAERIHQEGISSSHANDYPFLEGPPDVANTMEQQQQQPSEIPHRGIWGG, encoded by the coding sequence ATGTCTTCAAACACAGCTGATCCCCTTGAACTACTGCAGTATGTTGAAAAGAGCTTGGTGGCTAGTCGTGCCATCGTAACTCCGCGGGAAATTGAAAATGAATACAGTTCGTTATATGTGCTTGCAGACAAAGATCTGTCAAGGATATATCGTTACCTAGACACTCTGCAGAGGATTGAAGAGGAATATGGTTCATTCCGTGTGTTCTCAGACAACTCTCATCTCGTTGAAACTGCTGAGCGGATTCATCAGGAAGGCATTAGTTCATCCCATGCCAACGATTATCCTTTTTTAGAGGGACCTCCTGATGTTGCTAACACTAtggagcaacaacaacaacaacccagtgaaatcccacatcgtgggatctggggagggtag